From Microbacterium sp. 10M-3C3:
TCGGGAACCGGTACGCGGAGATGGCCCACGCGATCCGGATGGTCGGGCAGTGGAGCTTCACGGATCGCTCGAAGGTCGCGGTCGTTCACTTCGACCATCCGCACGGGTACAGCGGGGTAGTGCCGCTCAACGACCGCGATCTCGAGCAGCGCCTGGCGCCATCGCTCCGGCCGCCCGTTGGCGGGAGGGGTACGAGTGATCTCGGCCCGAGCCTCGACCACGTCGAAGACCTCGCGCAGACGCATCCCGACCACGATCTCGTGCTCGGCGTGGCGTCGGACTTCGAGCTGACCGACGCCGATCCGCAGGCGGTGATGTCGAAGCTGATCGGTTTCCCGGGACGTGTGCACGCGCTCCTACTCGGAGGGAACACTCCGCTCGATCTTCACCAGGAGCACATCACGGTGACGAGGATCACGTCGAGCGATGCACCGGGCACCTTCGGCGCCGCCATCCACAGGAGCCTGACGGCAACGCGTCGAGGCGCCCGCTACTCGGTGCTTCACACGCCGCGTGGGCGGGAGGTGCTCTCGTGAACGAGTTCGCCGAGGTGGAGCTCGCCGGGGCGCGCACGACCCTGACGGAGTTCGTGTGGGAGCGGGCAGAGGCGACGCGGGCGCGCACCGGGGTCGCGTGGAGCTTCACGCCCGAAGCGCCGAACACCTACCCGGCGCTTTGTCGGGCGTGGTCGGAGTCACTGACGACGGGAGTCCCGCTGCCGATCTCCAATGCGGACTGCGAGTCGGTGATCTTCACCGAGCCGGAGGCCAATGCGGCGTACCGGTACTGGCACGACGTCACGCACCTCGAGCGGGAGCGGAACTTCTCGAACCCGCACGAGTTGGATATGGCGCACTTCCATCTCTGGGAGGCGGAGCAGCACGGGCTGACGCGCGGATCGCTTCCGTGGCAGCTCCTGCGGGCGGATGCCATCGGGAACGTCCTGCACTGGTCGGTCTACCGCGAATACGTGCTCAACCAGGAGGTGTTCATCCTGAACGCCGTGCAATACGGCCTCGATGCCGCGCTTGTCGCGGAGGCCGCGAGGCGGGGCATGTTCTCGCCGCAGGTGCTGCCGGCGGGGCTGGACTACCAGACCGGCTCCATCTGTCCGGCGCATCCGTCCCACGTCACACCGAGCCCGTAGGTGGGAGGCCTGGCCATGGGTGTCGTCGATTCCACAACACGCTCATCCACGGCCAGGCAGCTCGCAGCACGCGCTCAAGTCGGGACCGTCCACTCGGGCGTCTCGTCACTCCATAGCGGGAGCGATCGGACGGTTGACGTCCGCATCTGAATCCTTCACAACTATCCGTCCCTCCGGCCTGGGCCACGAAGCGCCTGGCGGACGGGAGGAAGGACCACCACATCATGACCACCACCACGAAAACCTCCCCCGGGGAGGTGAAGCCCCACGGCGAGGCCGCGTTCCGAAAGCAATGGGACGCCTGCCTGGCAGACCCACCGTGGCCCAAGCAGGGCGGCGAGAAGCACTACGACACCATGTCACTCGCCGACATCCAGGCGATGACTCCGGCCATCCAGTCGCTCATGAAGCCGGACTCCTGGATGTTCCTCTGGACAACCGTCGGGCTCGAGGAGATCGCCAAGCAGATCCTCGGCTCCTGGGGCTACCGGTACGAGAACCGCATTATTTGGTGCAAGCCCAACCGGTTCGGCTTCGGCGACCCTCGCATCGGCATCCGCCGCTCCACCGAAGTGCTGCTCGTCGGCACCCGCGGCAACGTCCGCAGCCACTTCCGGTCGCAACAGGACTGGTTCAGCTCGCCGGCCGGGCTGCACTCCGAGAAGCCGCTGGAGCAGTGGGCGATTCTGCGCCGGATGATCGGCCCGGACGCGACCGTGCTGGAAATGTTCGCACGTGAAAAGTTCGCGGATGCCCGCCACGGCTTCTGGGGAAACGAGCTGGAGACCTGTGATGTCTCGCTTCTGCCGTGGGGCTACCCCGTCCCTGCGGACTTCACCACCGCACTCACCCCGGGCGACCTGCCTACGACGACCGCCACCAAGGAGTGAGCCATGCCCACGAAAGACGACGACAAGGAACCGGTATCGATCATGACGCGCTTCTTCCGCGCCTGCGTGCTGATGCTGGCGGGAGTGTTCGTGCTCTGGCTGGCGCTGCACCTGCTTGCCCAGATCTGGGGCTGGCTGCTGCTGCTCGCGGCGATCGCGGGCCTGATCTACGGCGTCATCTGGTTCGTCCGGTGGCGTCGGGATCGGCGGTGGTGAGCATGAGCACGTTCACCCCTGACCGTTCGTTGTGGAATGAACAACGAGTATTGACTTCGAACCTATGTTCGAGCATAATCCGCCGTCCCCTCCGCGATCACAAGCGCTTTGAGAGTCCGTCGGCGGGAGCACATCAACAACTGAACAGAGAGGAGGTTTCGCCTTGAACACCCCCACCAATCGCGAAGGCCGCCGTCGCTACAAGAAGGCTCACGGCCGGAGCGTCTGGGTCTTCTCCGAACTGAACCGAGACCTCCGTCCGGAACAGATCGCGAAGATCATCACCAGCGCCGGCCTGGAGCAGGCCCGCCGAGAAGCCGAGGGCCGCGCCGAAGAAGAAGCTCGCCTCGCTCCCCGCGACGACGAGGAGGACGGCAATGCCTGAGCCCTTCGTCTTCACCCGTCTCTATCTGCGCCGCCCTATTGAACCGCGGACGGTCTCGAACCTGATCGCTCGGCTGGCTGGCTCCGACATCCCTCGGCCGCTCGCGCTGGAGGTGCGGATCGACGACACCGGCATCCAGTACCTGCTGGGCTGCACGCCGACCAGCGTCCGCAAGCTCCAGAACTTGCTGCGCGGATTCGTACCGGGGCTCAGCTTCGACAGAGCCACCCGAGCACCGCTCGTAAGCGCAGCCCGAGTCGAGGCCACGCGAAACGGGATGCCGCCGAGCACCGTCGCCCCGGAAGATCTCGTCGCCGCGCTCTACAGCGAACTCGTGACGAGGCGTAACGGCGAGACGATTGCGCTGCAGGTCGTCCTGGGTAAGGCCCACGGCCCGATGTCGATCCGCCCCGACGCCCCAGACCCGCTCCAGCCCATCGGGTCTCGGCTCTGGCACGGCGTCAAGAAGGCGGCACTCGACACCCGGCGCAAGCTTCAAGACCACGCGGCCGAACCCCGCCTGCAAGTAGCGGTGCGGATCGGGGTCGACGCGCCGACGCCGCAGCGGCGCGAGGCACTGGCCAGGGGCATCTTCGGCAGCCTGCAAGGGCTGGATGCCGTCGGCGTGCGGCTGAAGCTGATCCGCGAACCCGCAACGCGGCTTCACAAGGCATCTCCCACGCACCTGCGCCTTGAGCTGACCCCTACCGAGTTGACGCCCCTTCTGGGCTGGCCGCTCGGTGAGCGCGACCTCCCGGGCATCGACCCTCTGCACCCGAAGCGACTGCCCGTGCCGAAGGAGATCTCCGAGACGGAGAGCATCTTCGCCACCAGTGCCGGCCCCGGCCCCGAACGCCTCGTAGGATTCGAGACCTCCGGGCGACTGCAACACAGCGTCTGCATCGGCCCGACAGGATCGGGGAAGAGCGTGCTCCTGGAGCACCTCATCCTGAGCGACATCGCAGCTGGGCGGGCCTGCGCCGTGATCGAGCCGAAGCGCCAGCTGATCGACTCGATCCTCGACCGCGTGCCCGCTACGGCCGCAGGCAAGATCGTCGTCCTCGACGCAGCCGATCCCTTCCCGGTTGGGTTCAACCCACTGGAGCTCGGCCCTGGCGACGACCCGTATGTCGTCGCGGACAACCTGCTCGCCGCCTTCGCCGCTCTCTTCGAAGACGGGTGGGGCCCCCGCTCGGCCTACCTGCTCCAGGGTGCACTCGTGACGTTGCTCCTCGCGGGACACAGGCGAGGGATCCCGTACACGATCATCGATCTGCCGAACCTCCTGACCGACGCTCCGCTCCGTCTAGAAGCCGTCAAGGAGGTGCAGGACGATCCGGCGCTCGCCACCTTCTGGCGCGAGTACGAAGAAATGCCGGTGCGCCAGCGCGTCAACCAGATCGCCGCTCCACTCAACAAGCTCCGCAAGATCGTGATGCGGAAGAACCTCGTCGCGGTGCTCGGCCAGCCCTCCCCACGCTTCAAGCTCCGCAAGCTCTTCGAGGAAGGTCAGACCGTTCTGGTGCCGCTCAATGAGGCACTCATCGGGAAGGGTGCAGCGAACTTCCTCGGCAGTCTCGTGCTCGCCGAACTCTGGACCGCGACGCTCAAGCGCGCGACCGAGAAGGAGCCGTGGAAGCGTCCCGGGATGATCTTCGTCGACGAGGTGCAGAACTACCTCCACCTCCCTACCGACATCGGGGACGCGATGGCCACCAGCCGCTCCTACGGGGTCGCCTGGCACGTCGCCCACCAGTTCCGCGCCCAGCTGCCTCCCGCCATGCGCGAGGGCTTGGACACCAACGGCCGCTCGAAGTTCGCGTTCTCACTGGGCCCGAAGGACGCTGCCGATCTCGCCAAGCACGCACCAGACCTCACGACCGAAGACTTCCAGAGGCTCGGCAAGTACGAGATCTACTGCCGCCTCATCTCGGACGGCGCCCCCACCGACTGGTTCTCCGCCCGCACGTTGCCACCGGCACCCGCGACCGGGGCGCGCACGGAGATTCTGAAAGCCAGCCGCGACCAGTTCGGCCTCGTGGCGCCCCGTCCACTCACCGAACCACCCCCGCTAGTGCAGGCGACTCCAATCGCTTCGACCCCTGTGACGTCGAAGCTCCCCAGGGGTCAGAAGGCGAGGCGCGCATGATCCTCGTTTCGCTTCCCACCTACCTCTGGAGGAGAACGTCCGTTCGCGCGTCCGCTCGGCAGTCCACTCGCCTCCGGCTGGCGGCCTCGCACCCCGCCCAATTCAGGCCCTTGAGGCCCCTTTCGGGCGGGGACTCACCCTGCTTCGCAGGGCGTCTTCTGAAGGCTTCTAGTGCCCGGAGGCAGCCATGACGGACACCCCTGCCACCTGGAAGCCCAGCCGCATCCGCGAGCTCGAGCTGCACCTCACCACCCGCGACGAGCGGATCCTCGAAGACCTCGAGCGATTCCGTCTCCTCACGAGCGGACAGCTGCAGCGCCTGCACTTCGGCGTCGACCCCCTCGGACCCCACGCGTCGCAGCTCGGCGCAGTACGAGCCACCAACCGAGTACTCACCCGCGTCGAGAAGCTCGGCGTCATCGCCAGAGTGTCCCGGCGCATCGGCGGACCTCACCACGGCTCCAGCGCCACCATCTGGCAGCTGGCACCCGCTGGCGAGAGATTCCTACGCGCCCGGCGCGGCGACCCTGACCGACGCAAGTTCGGGAACCCTGGCGCGGTCTTCATCTCGCACACCCTTGCCATCGCCGAGGTCGCCGTCGGGGCACTCGAACAGAGCCGCCTCGGCGGCTACGAGGTGCTGGAACTCGAGACCGAACCGACCTGCTGGCGCACCTTACAGTCCGGCGGCGCTGCGCTGACGCTCAAGCCCGACCTCCTGCTGGTCACGGCAGACGCAGACACGGAGACGCACTCGTTCTGCGAGATCGACCTCGGAACCGAGCACCTCCCCGCCATCCGACGCAAGTGCGACGTCTACCAGCGCGCCTTCCGCGACGGCAGCGAGGAACGCGCTCGCGGGCTGTTCCCGGCCGTCGTCTGGATCGTGCCGGACGAGAAGCGCGCCGCAGCCCTTCACGCCGGCATCACCGCCGACAAGGGCCTCGACCCGGACCTGTTCACCGTCGTCACCCGCGACGCGGCGCTCGCCACCCTGGCTCCCTACGAGCCGTCCACCACAACAACTTCACCTCAGTAAGGAGGACACCACACCATGACTTCATCAACACAACTCGCTCTCGACATCGACAAGATCGTGCCGGCAAGCCTGGACCAAGCGGAGACCGCGCTGCGGATCCTCGAGGACTGGGCCGACGGCGACACCACCGACATCGACGAAGGCATCGCCCGACTCCTCGCCGCCACCATGCACGGCGGACCTGAAACCGCCCTGCACCAGTTCGCTGCGACGGGCGAGCTCATCGCCGACCAGGCACTCGAAGAACTCGGTGCCGTCGAAGTGCCGCTCGAACGCGAAGCCTGGGTCGACGCGCTCGGCAGATACATCATCAACGGAGGGCGCCGCTCATGAGCGAACGCGAACCGCACCATACCCCTGAAACGCGCGAGGCACGCACCTCTGAGGATCTCGACTTCCGGCGCCTCGAGGTCGCCTACCGCCGCTTCAACCAGATGATCACCGACGGCATCGCCCAAGCGTTCGCCGAACACACCGAGATCGACTTCGACACGGCCCGGTGCATCGCGCACGTGCTGGGACGCGCCCACGGGCGCGACAGCAGTCTCGCGTGCTACGCCCGCAGCGGTGAAGGCAACTACCTGTCGCTGCGCGACGAGTACCTCGCCATCTACACCGACGTGCGGGCCGACGCCGTGACCAAAGAACTCGTGGACTGGTTCGCCACCTATCTCGTCCAGGAGGAGAACACGGGCTCAGGAAGGCGTTTCATGAACGAGCACCAGCCGCCGAAGCTCGAGCAGCTCCTCGTCCGAACGAGCGTCCCCGTGAACCGCGAACGGTTCACTGTCAACGTCCCGGCCAGCTGGGACAGCGGCGAGGAAGACGCCCTGATCGAACTCCTCACTGACCTGCAACTCGACTCTGACGAAGCGCTCCAAGCGTTCCTCATGCTCCCCGACGTCAGCGTCGGTACCCCGGACATCATGGAGAGCTTCCACGAAGCATTCGCCGGGACGTACGGCAGCGAGGAAGCGGCCCTGCGCGCGCTCAGCCCGCTCGAGGACTGGGAGAACAGCCTCGCCGACTGGTGCATCGACAACGGCCTCGACCCGGACGCCCTCGAGTGGAACTACGCACCACTCATGGAGCGCCTACGCGACGTCTACGACGTGATCGAGAAGAACGGGGTGCTCCATGCATTCATCAAGTAGCGAACCCCCGGGCGCGACGCGCAGGAAGGGCAAGTTCGCCCACAGCAGACAGCCACCGTTGCCGATTCCACAACGGAAAAGTGCCGATAAGAAGGTAAAATTAGAGGGTAAACGGAGCACAACCCGCATGATCAGACAGCTGACAGCAGGCCCGCGCCCCGGCCCGAGAAACTCGGGGGCGCACACTCCACCACATCTCTCTCGAAAGCTGGCCGCAATCGCGGTCGCGGCCCTCACCCACACGGAAGGAGGGCAGCGATGAGCATGCCCGAACTCGATACCCCCTCCGCATTTCTGACCGCCCCGCCTCCGCTGCGGACGGCGCGCATCGAGATGACCGAGGATGAGGCCACCGCCAGCGTCGCGGCCGACCACCCTTTGACACCGGCCAACCTGCCGGTGGGCACGCGGGCGGTGCTCTATCTCCGGGTGTCGAGTAAGGGGCAGGTCGAGACTGATTACGACCCTGAAGGAATCTCTCTGCCTGCCCAGCGCCTCTCCTGCACCCGCAAAGCGGAGCAGCTGGGGCTCACCGTTGTTGGGGAGTACGTGGAACCGGGACGTACTGGCACCGAGATGACCAAGCGCGTCGAGTTCCAGCGGATGCTGGAACGCATCTCGCGGCAACGCGATGTCGACTATGTCATCGTCCACGACCTCTCGCGCTTCGCGCGCAACCGCATCGACGACGCCATCGTTATGGCTGACCTCAAGAAGCGTGGCGTCACCCTGATCTCGGCGACTGAGTCGATCGACGCCACGCCTGTCGGCCAGTTGATGCACGGCCTTCTCGCTGCGTTCAACGAATACCGGAGCGCAAAGGACGGCGCCGAGGTGGCAATGAAAATGGGCCAGAAGGCGAAGAGTGGCGGCACACTCGGACGCGCACCGATCGGCTACCTGAACGTCACCGACAACATCGAAGGACGCAAGGTCAACACCATCGCCATCGACCCGGAACGCGCACCATTCGTGAAGCTCGCCTTCGAGCTCTATGCCAAGGGCCAGATGAGCTTCCAGGACATCGCGGATGAACTCACCGACCGCGGACTGCTGACACGCGCGACAGCTCGGTGGCCCGCAGGACCTATCTCCGACTCAAAGATCCACAGCCTGCTGCGTGACCGCTACTACCTGGGCGAGGTTCGCTACAAGGGCGAATACTTCGAGGGGCGCCACGAGGCGATCGTCGATACGAAGCTCTTCGACCGCGTGCAGGAGCTGCTGGATACTCGCGGCTACGCCAACGAGCGACGCCGAAAGCACGACCACTACCTCAAGGGCACCATCTGGTGCGGACGCTGCTTCCTCGAGTCAGAGACGAACCGCCGCATGATCCTGATGCACGTCAACAAGGGCACGAGTACCTACTCGTACTTCTTCTGCCGCGGCACCCAGGACCACACCTGCGACACCCCGTACTCCAACATCGACCGCGTCGAGGAAGCGATCGAGCGGCACTACAAGTCGATCGCCTTCCGACCGGAGTTCATCCAGGCCGTCCGCGCACTGATGGAAGCCGCCGTCAACGACCAGATCGGCGCGCAGAAGATGCTCCAGGAGCAGACGAGGGCGCAACTGAAGCGACTCGCCACGCAGGAAGACAACCTGATCGACCTCGCGGCCGACGGAGGCATCGATACCTCACGCGTGCGCGCGAAGCTTCGTGACATCACGCGGCAAAGGAAGGAGCTGGAGGACGAGCTCGAAGCCATCACGGACGACATCGCCCCTGGCATGGACTACATCGATGCGCACCTCGAACTGCTCACGCAACCTCACGAGTTGTACCGCTACGCGAGCGACGCAACGCGGCGACTGCTCAATCAGGCGATCTTCACGCGCATCTACGTCGTGAATGAGGAAGTCGTCGGAGACGAACTCCACACGCCGATGCACGAGCTACTCGCCGCGCAACGCGGATGGAACGCCTTCCAGGACTCCGGCGACGAGACACTCGCGAGGGAGATTGCGGTCCGCGAGGCAGCTCGCCACTCGGGCATAGACAAAGAAAAGCAGGCCACCGTTGCCGGTGGCCTGCTTGATGATTTCATCTCGGCTCTGCTTTCCAACCGTGCGGAAACGGTGGGAAGTTGCAGTAAGCCTTACATGGTGCGCCCGAAGGGACTCGAACCCCTAACCTTCTGATCCGTAGTCAGATGCTCTATCCATTGAGCTACGGGCGCACGGTCTTCGCGCGAAACGGCGCGAAGACCGGAGATCAGCCTACCTCACGGATCGGCGCCCCGCGAATCGGCGCCGGCCGGGGGCACAATGGGGGGGCGACGAGGAGGTGCCATGCGGCTCGTACAGGTGGCGCAGCGCGCCGAGGATCTCGACCGGGCGACGGACTTCTACACCGTCCTTCTCGACAGCGAGCCGACGGCACGCTTCCCCGACGCCGGCCTGGTGTTCTTCGACCTGGACGGCACCCGACTGCTGCTGGAGGCCGGGGCGCCCGCGGCGCTGCTGTACCTGCACGTCGAGAACGTGCACGAGACCCTCGAGCGTCTCGACGGCCTCGTCGATGTCGTGACGGCGCCGCACGTGATCTTCTCCCACGACGACGACACGCTCGGGCCCGCCGGGCACGAGGAGTGGCACGCGTTCGTGCGCGACAGCGAGGGCAACCTCGTGGGTCTGGTCTCTTTCCAGCGGCCCTGAGCACACCGCTCCCGCGGCTCGGAGACACCGCCGCGTAGGCTGGGGGGATGAGCGCCTACGTCTCGGCGTTCGAGCTGTTCTCCATCGGTGTAGGACCCTCGAGCTCCCATACGGTCGGTCCGATGCGCGCCGCGCGGGACTTCGTGCAGCGACTGGATGCGGCGGCCGACCTCACCCGCGTCTCCCATGTCTCATGCGCGCTGTACGGCTCGCTCGGCGCCACGGGCCTCGGCCACGGCACCCCGGATGCGGTGGTCGCAGGGCTCGCGGGCCTCGCGCCCGAGACGGTCGACCCGGCCGAGGTCCGGGGGGCGTGGACCGCGTGGCCGGACGGACGCCCGCTGCTGCTCGCCGGGCGCCGCGCCGTCGTCTTCGCGAAGGACGACGTCGTCTTCGCGCCGCGGACGCGGCTGCCGGGGCATCCGAACGCCCTCACGCTCGTCGCACGCGACGCCGCCGGCGCCGTGGTCGCCGAGGAGACGTACTACTCGGTCGGCGGCGGCTTCATCCGCCGCGAGGGCGAGCCGTCGCGCGTGGCCGCGCAGCGGTTCCCGTTCGACTACGACGACGCGGCGGGCCTGCTCGCCCTGTGCGACGAGCACGGCATCACGATCGCGGAGGCGGCGCGGCGCAACGAGGAGGCGCTGCGCAGCGACGCCGACATCGCCGCGGGGCTCGACCGCCTGTGGGACACGATGGCCGCGTGCGTCGAAGAGGGCCTCCGCGCCGACGGCGTGCTGCCGGGGATGCTCCGGGTCACGCGGCGCGCGTCGCGGATCCGCGCCCAGCTGGAGGAGGCGGAGGCCGATGGCCGCCGCGAGCTGCCGGGGGAGTGGCTCGGCGCCTTCGCGCTCGCCGTCAACGAGCAGAACGCGGCCGGCGGGCGCGTCGTCACCGCGCCCACGAACGGCGCCGCCGGTATCCTGCCGGCCGTCGGCATGTACTGGTGGCGCTTCCTCGCCGACTCCGGGCTGGGGTCGGGCAACGCCGTGACGCCGTACGGCGAGCTCGTGGGAAGCGCGCTCCTCGGGTACGACGGCTCGACGGCCACGCGCGACGAGACGGCGCACTGGGACGACGAGCGGGTCGCCGAAGCCAACCGGCGGCGCGGCATCCGGCGATTCCTCCTGACGGCGACGGCGCTCGGCTCGCTCTTCAAGGCGAACGCGTCGATCTCGGGCGCCGAGGGCGGCTGCCAGGCGGAGGTCGGATCGGCGTGCGCGATGGCGGCGGGCGGACTGACGGCGGTCATGGGCGGCACCAACCGGCAGATCGAGAACGCCGCCGAGATCGCGATGGAACACCACCTCGGCCTCACGTGCGACCCGGTCGGCGGGCTGGTGCAGATCCCGTGCATCGAGCGCAACGCGATCGCCGCGTCCACCGCGGTGACGGCGGCTCGACTCGCGCTGCGCGGAGACGG
This genomic window contains:
- a CDS encoding MT-A70 family methyltransferase, whose protein sequence is MTTTTKTSPGEVKPHGEAAFRKQWDACLADPPWPKQGGEKHYDTMSLADIQAMTPAIQSLMKPDSWMFLWTTVGLEEIAKQILGSWGYRYENRIIWCKPNRFGFGDPRIGIRRSTEVLLVGTRGNVRSHFRSQQDWFSSPAGLHSEKPLEQWAILRRMIGPDATVLEMFAREKFADARHGFWGNELETCDVSLLPWGYPVPADFTTALTPGDLPTTTATKE
- a CDS encoding type IV secretory system conjugative DNA transfer family protein, whose product is MPEPFVFTRLYLRRPIEPRTVSNLIARLAGSDIPRPLALEVRIDDTGIQYLLGCTPTSVRKLQNLLRGFVPGLSFDRATRAPLVSAARVEATRNGMPPSTVAPEDLVAALYSELVTRRNGETIALQVVLGKAHGPMSIRPDAPDPLQPIGSRLWHGVKKAALDTRRKLQDHAAEPRLQVAVRIGVDAPTPQRREALARGIFGSLQGLDAVGVRLKLIREPATRLHKASPTHLRLELTPTELTPLLGWPLGERDLPGIDPLHPKRLPVPKEISETESIFATSAGPGPERLVGFETSGRLQHSVCIGPTGSGKSVLLEHLILSDIAAGRACAVIEPKRQLIDSILDRVPATAAGKIVVLDAADPFPVGFNPLELGPGDDPYVVADNLLAAFAALFEDGWGPRSAYLLQGALVTLLLAGHRRGIPYTIIDLPNLLTDAPLRLEAVKEVQDDPALATFWREYEEMPVRQRVNQIAAPLNKLRKIVMRKNLVAVLGQPSPRFKLRKLFEEGQTVLVPLNEALIGKGAANFLGSLVLAELWTATLKRATEKEPWKRPGMIFVDEVQNYLHLPTDIGDAMATSRSYGVAWHVAHQFRAQLPPAMREGLDTNGRSKFAFSLGPKDAADLAKHAPDLTTEDFQRLGKYEIYCRLISDGAPTDWFSARTLPPAPATGARTEILKASRDQFGLVAPRPLTEPPPLVQATPIASTPVTSKLPRGQKARRA
- a CDS encoding replication-relaxation family protein, which codes for MTDTPATWKPSRIRELELHLTTRDERILEDLERFRLLTSGQLQRLHFGVDPLGPHASQLGAVRATNRVLTRVEKLGVIARVSRRIGGPHHGSSATIWQLAPAGERFLRARRGDPDRRKFGNPGAVFISHTLAIAEVAVGALEQSRLGGYEVLELETEPTCWRTLQSGGAALTLKPDLLLVTADADTETHSFCEIDLGTEHLPAIRRKCDVYQRAFRDGSEERARGLFPAVVWIVPDEKRAAALHAGITADKGLDPDLFTVVTRDAALATLAPYEPSTTTTSPQ
- a CDS encoding methylmalonyl-CoA epimerase, whose protein sequence is MRLVQVAQRAEDLDRATDFYTVLLDSEPTARFPDAGLVFFDLDGTRLLLEAGAPAALLYLHVENVHETLERLDGLVDVVTAPHVIFSHDDDTLGPAGHEEWHAFVRDSEGNLVGLVSFQRP
- a CDS encoding L-serine ammonia-lyase, iron-sulfur-dependent, subunit alpha, encoding MSAYVSAFELFSIGVGPSSSHTVGPMRAARDFVQRLDAAADLTRVSHVSCALYGSLGATGLGHGTPDAVVAGLAGLAPETVDPAEVRGAWTAWPDGRPLLLAGRRAVVFAKDDVVFAPRTRLPGHPNALTLVARDAAGAVVAEETYYSVGGGFIRREGEPSRVAAQRFPFDYDDAAGLLALCDEHGITIAEAARRNEEALRSDADIAAGLDRLWDTMAACVEEGLRADGVLPGMLRVTRRASRIRAQLEEAEADGRRELPGEWLGAFALAVNEQNAAGGRVVTAPTNGAAGILPAVGMYWWRFLADSGLGSGNAVTPYGELVGSALLGYDGSTATRDETAHWDDERVAEANRRRGIRRFLLTATALGSLFKANASISGAEGGCQAEVGSACAMAAGGLTAVMGGTNRQIENAAEIAMEHHLGLTCDPVGGLVQIPCIERNAIAASTAVTAARLALRGDGSHFVSLDTVVETMRQTGIDMSTKYKETSEGGLAVNVIEC